In the Candidatus Electrothrix sp. GW3-4 genome, one interval contains:
- a CDS encoding histidine kinase dimerization/phosphoacceptor domain -containing protein has translation MLGNSGEGYKQSLPLYRILLTTVLPSAVLPVGIATLFNMYLDKWRWINEPFHSFVESVGSFAAVVLSGFIIIMRRNKQLSPSYLWVACTLMGMGLLDGFHAGVASGPTFVWLHSLATFVGGLTFALIVLPDRISELSWLQNAPYLMAFLSVLLGTFSILFPESVPDMAKIGVNNFSFTAELMNITGGIGFLIAWCQFYQRTPENFSLERTLLANHCLLFGMAALLFHFSFLWDATWWLWHMLRLLAYIIILLFFFNLYNKKVEKLCYSQRELKKRTLELEHTQRHLSDIIEYSPTAITLKDRAGKFIIVNRKFSDLFAHSQKQLIGKTATDLFPADTAQQQHDEDVKVIKLGKATEVEEKYCHLTEEKSCHIAKGTKTFIVDRFPLKGSNNEIYGVGTVMTDISERNRVETERKKLITENAGRIKELNCLYGLSRLAEHADTALTHILKEMAELIASSWQHADYAGARIIIDDYETTSDTFDKTPWIQEAPVMLNGETRGFVQVCYSRKFPDADEGPFQKEERHLLNEIAVRVGNIIQRKNADLELRKTLEFNNKIIEEFPVGLSVYNRAGECIAINTCMKKITGFSQKQQLCSNYNEIDYWLDTGLCTAAKQSIALHTNICHNFEIEDASGKQNFFKGIFVPFMLRDEQRLLLMIEDVTERKKAEDDLKAALLEKESLLKEIHHRVKNNMQIVASLMFLQAQSIKNQEALDILQESQDRVKSMGLVHELLYQSGNLSKVPFKEYVEILISSLRQAYGAHDVLFQIEAESIDLPVDTAVPCGLIVNELITNSLKHAFQNKKGLETGILTIRFIRKNKICLLSVSDNGSGFPTDYDWGVSNTLGLHLIRTLASQLDGDLQFENQGGLLCQLRFSA, from the coding sequence ATGCTGGGTAATTCAGGAGAGGGGTATAAACAGAGCCTGCCTCTCTATCGAATTCTTTTGACCACAGTGCTTCCCAGTGCGGTACTGCCTGTCGGTATCGCGACCCTGTTCAATATGTACCTTGATAAATGGCGCTGGATTAATGAACCGTTTCATTCTTTTGTTGAATCAGTGGGCTCTTTTGCTGCCGTCGTACTTTCAGGCTTCATTATTATTATGCGGCGAAATAAGCAACTCAGCCCAAGCTACCTCTGGGTAGCCTGTACGCTGATGGGGATGGGACTGCTGGACGGTTTTCATGCTGGTGTTGCTTCAGGACCAACTTTTGTCTGGCTTCACAGCCTTGCAACGTTTGTTGGCGGTTTGACCTTTGCGCTCATTGTCCTGCCAGATCGTATTTCTGAGTTATCGTGGCTACAGAATGCCCCATATCTCATGGCGTTTTTAAGCGTGTTGCTCGGAACATTTTCCATCCTTTTTCCAGAATCAGTTCCAGATATGGCAAAAATCGGCGTGAATAACTTCTCCTTCACAGCTGAACTCATGAATATTACCGGAGGAATCGGATTTCTTATCGCCTGGTGCCAATTCTACCAGCGAACTCCTGAAAATTTCAGCCTTGAACGCACTCTACTGGCAAACCATTGCCTTCTTTTCGGGATGGCAGCCCTCCTTTTTCACTTTTCTTTTTTATGGGATGCCACCTGGTGGCTTTGGCATATGCTTCGCCTCCTTGCCTATATAATTATCCTCCTGTTCTTCTTTAACCTTTACAATAAAAAGGTTGAAAAATTATGCTATAGCCAACGAGAATTAAAAAAACGCACCCTGGAACTGGAACATACTCAAAGGCACCTCAGTGACATTATAGAATATTCCCCAACAGCTATCACTCTAAAGGATAGAGCAGGAAAATTTATCATTGTCAACCGCAAGTTTAGCGACCTCTTTGCCCATTCCCAGAAACAGCTCATCGGCAAAACAGCAACAGATCTTTTTCCAGCCGATACTGCCCAACAACAACATGATGAAGACGTAAAGGTCATTAAGCTGGGTAAGGCAACAGAGGTTGAGGAAAAATATTGTCATCTCACTGAAGAAAAATCCTGCCATATTGCCAAGGGAACAAAGACCTTTATCGTTGATCGTTTTCCCCTGAAGGGGAGCAATAATGAAATTTACGGGGTAGGGACCGTAATGACCGACATTTCTGAACGCAACCGTGTAGAAACAGAAAGAAAAAAACTCATAACGGAGAATGCCGGGCGCATCAAAGAGCTCAACTGCCTGTACGGCCTTTCTCGTTTGGCTGAGCATGCTGATACCGCACTCACGCATATTCTCAAGGAAATGGCAGAACTTATTGCCTCCTCATGGCAACATGCCGACTATGCTGGCGCCCGCATAATTATTGATGATTATGAGACAACAAGCGATACGTTTGACAAGACCCCGTGGATACAGGAGGCTCCTGTAATGCTCAACGGAGAAACACGAGGCTTCGTCCAGGTCTGTTATAGCCGCAAGTTCCCCGATGCTGATGAAGGTCCGTTTCAAAAAGAAGAACGGCACCTGCTTAATGAGATTGCTGTCCGTGTCGGTAATATCATACAGCGCAAGAATGCAGACCTTGAGCTACGCAAGACCCTTGAATTCAACAACAAAATTATCGAAGAATTCCCTGTAGGTCTCTCTGTTTATAACAGAGCTGGAGAGTGCATTGCAATCAACACGTGCATGAAAAAAATTACAGGTTTTTCCCAGAAACAGCAACTCTGCTCGAATTATAATGAAATCGATTACTGGCTGGATACTGGCCTTTGCACAGCAGCAAAACAGAGTATTGCACTGCATACCAATATCTGCCATAATTTTGAGATTGAGGACGCCAGCGGAAAACAAAATTTTTTCAAAGGAATCTTCGTGCCCTTTATGCTCCGTGATGAACAGCGCCTCTTATTGATGATAGAAGACGTCACTGAGCGAAAAAAGGCGGAAGACGATCTCAAAGCAGCTCTGCTTGAAAAAGAATCCCTGCTCAAAGAGATCCACCACCGGGTCAAAAATAATATGCAGATCGTTGCGAGTCTCATGTTCTTACAGGCCCAGAGTATTAAAAACCAAGAGGCCTTGGATATCCTGCAGGAAAGCCAGGACCGGGTAAAAAGCATGGGGCTGGTACATGAACTGCTGTATCAGTCTGGAAATCTCTCCAAGGTACCTTTTAAGGAATATGTCGAAATACTTATCTCCTCCTTGCGCCAGGCCTATGGTGCTCACGATGTGCTTTTTCAAATTGAGGCGGAATCCATTGACCTTCCTGTGGATACCGCAGTACCATGCGGTTTAATCGTAAACGAACTTATAACCAATAGCTTAAAACATGCCTTTCAGAACAAGAAAGGCCTTGAAACAGGGATACTGACCATCCGTTTTATCAGGAAAAATAAAATCTGTCTGCTTTCTGTCAGTGATAACGGCTCAGGATTTCCAACAGATTATGACTGGGGGGTATCTAACACCCTGGGGTTACATCTCATTCGTACCCTGGCAAGCCAGCTGGATGGCGATTTGCAATTTGAAAACCAGGGCGGCTTACTCTGTCAGTTACGTTTTTCCGCCTGA